The following is a genomic window from Candidatus Methylomirabilis sp..
CGGGCCGGGTTCACCTCGAGGACGTGGTAAGAGTTCCGCAGCGGGGCGTCTCCCTCGAGAAGGAGCGTGAGGCGGAGGCGCTTCAGGAAGGCCAGGTAGGTTCCCCGATCGGTCAGCGTGTACGCGTCCTTCTCGGAGGCGATGATGAGGGTGGCCCCCATCCCCTGCCCCGACTCGAGGTACCAGGCCCCCCCCGGGGTGAGCCCGGCTGCCTTCCAGAGGGCCCGCTCCCGGTGGTGGGTGCCCGAGTTGTCCCCCCGGGAGACGAACCGGGCCGGGGCCGCGGCGATCCGCCGGAACGCGTCCACCGCCTTCGGCGCCTGCCGGGTCCCCGCGGGGTCGGAGGCCGGTCCAACCAGGATGAAGTCGTTGTGCATGACGGGACGGCGGCTCGTCAGGCTTCCCTCCGCGACGTACTGTTGCTCGAGCGCCGGGGCGTGGGCCAGGACCACGTCGGCCTCCCCCCGGGCGCCCATCGCCAGGGACTGCCCCGTCCCGACCGCGATCGTCTTGACCGTGTACCCGGTCTGATTCTCGAAGAGCGGGACGAGGAGATCGAGGAGGCCGGAGTCCTGGGTGCTGGTCGTGGTCGCCAGGAGCACCACCCGATTCTGCGCCGCGGGCGGCGGCCCGGTGAGCAGGAGGGCGAAGGGGAGGCCGACAGCGAGCGCTCGGAGGCCGGACGTTCGCCAGCGCATCTAGTTCACCTCCCGCACCCGGCCGGTCTCGCGGGTGTCGTACCCGCCCAGGTGCCGGACCTGCTCCCGGAAGGCCGGGCTCCGCAGGGCGGCCAGCAGGGCCGGCAGCCCCGGGCGGCGCCGGTGGGCCATGCGGAAGATCAGCTCGTAGCGCTCGCGGAAGAGGGGCACGAAGCCGAGCCCGAAGGCCTCGGCGGCCGCCCGGAGGCCCAGGCCGCTGTCCGCGTCTCCCCGGGCGATCGCCGCGGCGACCTCGAGGTGCGTGGCCGCCCCCCGGGGGAGGAGCCGCAGCCGGT
Proteins encoded in this region:
- a CDS encoding substrate-binding domain-containing protein, translating into MRWRTSGLRALAVGLPFALLLTGPPPAAQNRVVLLATTTSTQDSGLLDLLVPLFENQTGYTVKTIAVGTGQSLAMGARGEADVVLAHAPALEQQYVAEGSLTSRRPVMHNDFILVGPASDPAGTRQAPKAVDAFRRIAAAPARFVSRGDNSGTHHRERALWKAAGLTPGGAWYLESGQGMGATLIIASEKDAYTLTDRGTYLAFLKRLRLTLLLEGDAPLRNSYHVLEVNPARHPKVNGAGGKAFADFLVSAEAQEVIRTFGVERYGQPLFFPDAKTTTREGG